In the Denticeps clupeoides unplaced genomic scaffold, fDenClu1.1, whole genome shotgun sequence genome, one interval contains:
- the LOC114784063 gene encoding rho GTPase-activating protein 22-like isoform X1, whose amino-acid sequence MPGTAEERSRVLAVIRALKAAGVRVKNWKNFLDGGSAADAAAAEARKTEGFAFGRDLSLLPQRQVAEVGGSVPQFLVEACEFLSNHLHTEGLFRKTGSLARIRALRTELERVECMFSDSSALQPCDVASLLKQFLRELPRPLIPCELRGALCQAQGLEEAAAPEAVGEGPVLLLTALFPPAQVRALRYFCSFLQRVAQRSSENRMEVGSLALVIAPNLLQCPVEISRLTVSTEKQLDQQAAVIATLIKQSDNIGLVPEWVWKDSRKASGSSPPADGAAFNRRGGLNVYRSLRRQRRRSVGEMFVDALSKLKTTRTTAGSDSTSSSIQRSKSPIPKSPATVKRKTTEEPAAEGDEGSAKKRRSLHDVREDRQLVQQPDTAITLAAQEGGLTERGRRHRSQRNAVQDSRKQDRRRSLYFSSSTSGTSPITTSEAGSSHNPQMADDHSESSGPNVPLKIPVILIDGPGRVLVATEVEDDPELLNCSFAETFDASETPELPDHQYSAVVLEGKACDTQPAQPDVSVRTPASGSAEPPCQRAWKKRHQPRRSISLPEVTVDQAEGVESGGALGSSHGLWSESGSSEEVKGKGGEEDKEEEKTKDETSKTATGLGAGLKRSQQRMSVAERLRSFNALALFMRTPRANPPSKPSTPAHRVTVRLKRQGARRFGRSNSHEDVAPGLQGEETPPESHPSPTGSYTQAEEPVVTPLSLSCPPDSLMRAMLQTTAFPQSACDDLPASGGESSPKPGLGGRGSRSCSIPEPVSDPEVEPENESISAPHLDFEPFEVLSNPEPEDSVDVLSSLLQSQCVTSSGDNTKEEFSSHTDDMCTFAHNLAFVQLPDSAACTPIASPARFCTPSDAPSTRAPSPACSPTNTPPQGEPGGSTDATPHKSSVTPALEGSIDAHGDLGDQFSFCVEISTPTLQIRPATTKRSYRDSPRWHTPEIRMATWNPLPL is encoded by the exons ATGCCGGGCACCGCCGAGGAGCGTTCGCGCGTGCTGGCGGTGATACGCGCGCTGAAGGCGGCCGGCGTGCGCGTCAAGAACTGGAAGAACTTTCTGGATGGAGGGTCCGCCGcagacgccgccgccgccgag GCCCGTAAGACCGAGGGCTTCGCGTTCGGACGCGACCTGTCGCTCCTGCCGCAACGTCAAGTGGCAGAAGTTGGGGGATCCGTTCCACA GTTTTTGGTGGAAGCCTGCGAGTTCCTTTCCAATCATCTGCACACAGAGGGGCTCTTCCGAAAAACCGGCTCTCTGGCACGCATCCGGGCACTGAGG ACAGAGCTGGAGCGGGTCGAGTGCATGTTCTCGGACTCCTCTGCACTGCAGCCGTGCGACGTGGCGTCTTTGCTGAAGCAGTTTCTGCGTGAGCTGCCCCGGCCGCTTATCCCGTGCGAGCTTCGCGGGGCTCTGTGTCAGGCCCAAGGCCTGGAGGAGGCCGCGGCGCCAGAGGCGGTCGGGGAAGGACCCGTGCTGCTCCTTACTGCGCTGTTTCCTCCTGCTCAAGTGCGCGCGCTGAGATACTTCTGCTCATTCTTGCAGCGTGTTGCACAAAG GTCTAGTGAGAACCGTATGGAGGTTGGCAGTCTGGCGTTGGTCATTGCGCCCAACCTGCTGCAGTGCCCGGTGGAAATCTCCCGCCTGACGGTCAGCACAGAGAAACAGCTGGACCAGCAGGCAGCGGTCATCGCAACACTCATCAAGCAGTCCGATAACATCG GGTTGGTACCTGAGTGGGTGTGGAAAGACTCAAGAAAAGCCAGTGGCTCCTCTCCACCAGCAGATGGCGCTGCATTTAACCGGCGCGGCGGGTTAAATGTTTATCGGAGCCTGAGACGGCAGCGCAGGCGCAGTGTGGGGG AAATGTTTGTGGATGCGTTGAGCAAACTGAAAACCACCCGCACCACTGCTGGCTCAGATTCCACGTCAAGTT CTATTCAGAGGTCTAAGAGTCCAATTCCTAAGTCTCCTGCCACAGTGAAGAGGAAGACCACTGAAGAACCAGCAGCAGAGGGCGATGAGGGATCAGCTAAGAAGAG GCGATCGCTCCATGATGTGCGGGAGGACAGACAGCTGGTTCAGCAACCTG acacaGCCATAACCCTCGCTGCCCAGGAAGGAGGTCTGACTGAAAGGGGGAGGAGGCACAGGAGCCAAAG GAATGCAGTGCAAGACAGTAGGAAGCAAGACAGGAGGAGGTCTCTGTACTTCTCATCTTCGACCAGTGGAACTAGTCCT ATCACCACATCTGAAGCTGGCAGTAGCCACAACCCCCAGATGGCAGATGACCACTCAGAATCTTCTGGGCCCAATGTACCTTTAAAGATTCCAGTTATCCTTATTGATGGCCCAGGAAGGG TGCTGGTAGCAACGGAAGTGGAAGATGATCCAGAACTCCTGAACTGCAGCTTTGCTGAAACATTTGATGCTTCAGAGACCCCAGAACTTCCTGACCACCAATACTCGGCAGTAGTCTTAGAAGGGAAAGCTTGTGACACTCAGCCTGCACAGCCTGACGTGAGCGTGAGAACGCCGGCCTCAGGGTCAGCGGAGCCGCCTTGTCAGAGAGCTTGGAAAAAGCGACATCAGCCACGGCGATCCATCAGTCTGCCTGAGGTGACAGTGGACCAGGCAGAAGGTGTGGAGTCAGGAGGAGCTCTTGGATCCAGTCATGGATTGTGGTCTGAGTCAGGAAGCAGTGAGGAGGTTAAGGggaaaggaggagaagaggacaaggaagaagaaaagacaAAGGATGAAACTAGCAAAACTGCTACGGGGTTGGGGGCGGGGTTAAAGCGGTCTCAGCAGCGCATGTCGGTGGCTGAGCGCCTCAGGAGCTTTAACGCTTTAGCGCTTTTTATGCGGACCCCCAGAGCCAATCCGCCGTCAAAGCCGTCCACACCAGCTCACAGGGTGACCGTGCGTCTGAAGAGGCAGGGTGCAAGGAGGTTTGGCCGCTCCAACAGCCACGAGGATGTAGCCCCTGGTCTGCAGGGTGAAGAGACGCCACCAGAATCTCACCCGAGCCCAACTGGGTCGTACACACAGGCCGAGGAGCCAGTCGTGACCCCGCTGTCCTTGAGCTGTCCCCCAGACAGCCTCATGCGTGCCATGTTACAGACCACAGCTTTCCCTCAGTCGGCCTGTGACGATTTACCTGCCAGCGGCGGGGAGTCTAGTCCTAAACCTGGTCTCGGAGGAAGGGGTTCCAGGTCTTGCTCAATTCCTGAGCCCGTGTCTGATCCTGAAGTGGAACCTGAAAACGAGTCGATCTCTGCTCCTCACCTGGATTTTGAGCCGTTCGAGGTGCTGAGTAACCCTGAGCCTGAGGACAGTGTCGATGTCCTCTCCAGCCTGCTGCAGAGTCAGTGCGTCACGTCCAGCGGGGACAATACGAAGGAGGAGTTCTCCTCGCACACAGACGACATGTGCACATTCGCACACAACCTGGCCTTCGTGCAGCTGCCGGACTCGGCAGCATGTACACCCATCGCTTCTCCAGCCAGGTTTTGTACCCCTTCAGACGCACCCTCGACCCGTGCACCTAGTCCAGCGTGCTcgcccacaaacacacccccCCAGGGTGAGCCTGGAGGTTCCACCGACGCCACCCCGCACAAATCCTCCGTCACACCGGCACTGGAGGGTTCCATTGACGCGCACGGTGACCTGGGTGACCagttttctttctgtgtggagatcTCCACCCCAACCCTACAGATACGGCCAGCGACCACCAAGAGGAGCTACCGAGACTCGCCCCGCTGGCACACGCCTGAGATCCGCATGGCCACGTGGAACCCCCTCCCACTCTGA
- the LOC114784066 gene encoding spindle and kinetochore-associated protein 2-like, translated as METAVDKLEAMFQKVEADLEYVEKSLKKDFLSGGPEASALEENPVKLLENLSATKARHAELVVQMEEIATEQKRLMDSVVAHLNTYAQLAQELQKTADVEVPPLTAQEQEAVNVLHLPPVTTESSGESSSASEPNHLA; from the exons ATGGAGACAGCAGTTGATAAGCTGGAGGCGATG TTCCAGAAGGTGGAGGCGGATCTAGAGTATGTGGAGAAGAGTTTGAAGAAGGACTTCCTGTCTGGAGGTCCAGAGGCTTCTGCACTGGAG GAAAATCCAGTCAAACTGCTGGAGAACCTGTCTGCCACGAAAGCACGGCATGCCGAGCTGGTTGTGCAGATGGAGGAGATTGCAACTGAACAGAAACGCTTGATGGACTCCGTTGTTGCACACCTCAACACTTACGCTCAGCTGGCCCAGGAGCTGCAGAAGACTGCTGACGTAGAG gTGCCACCGTTGACCGCACAGGAACAGGAGGCCGTTAATGTCCTTCATTTACCTCCTGTGACGACGGAG TCATCGGGAGAATCTTCCAGTGCATCAGAACCAAACCACT TGGCCTAA
- the LOC114784062 gene encoding malate dehydrogenase, mitochondrial, whose amino-acid sequence MFSRIARPAVGAARSLSTSSQNHAKVAVLGASGGIGQPLSLLLKNSPLVSHLALYDIAHTPGVAADLSHIETRANVTGFIGPDQLDSALKGCEVVVIPAGVPRKPGMTRDDLFNTNATIVATLADACARNCPEAMICIIANPVNSTIPITSEVLKKYGVYNPNRVFGVTTLDIVRANTFVADLKGLDPARVNVPVVGGHAGKTIIPLISQCTPKVEFPQDQLTALTERIQEAGTEVVKAKAGAGSATLSMAYAGARFTFSVLDAMNGKEGVVECAFVRSEETECKYFSTPLLLGKSGIEKNLGLGKLSAFEEKLVAEAIGELKASIKKGEDFVQKMK is encoded by the exons ATGTTCTCTCGCATCGCAAGGCCCGCCGTCGGCGCGGCTCGGAGCCTTTCCACGTCCTCCCAG AATCATGCAAAAGTTGCAGTACTGGGTGCATCAGGAGGCATTGGCCAGCCACTGTCACTCCTGCTGAAGAACAGTCCTCTGGTTAGCCACCTGGCCCTCTATGACATCGCTCACACCCCCGGAGTGGCAGCTGACCTCAGCCACATTGAGACCCGCGCCAACGTCACAG GATTCATTGGGCCTGATCAGCTTGATTCTGCACTGAAGGGCTGTGAGGTGGTCGTCATCCCTGCTGGAGTTCCCAGGAAGCCAG GGATGACCCGTGATGACCTGTTTAACACCAATGCCACCATTGTGGCCACTCTGGCAGATGCATGTGCAAGGAACTGCCCCGAGGCTATGATCTGCATCATCGCCAACCCT GTGAACTCCACAATTCCAATCACGTCAGAGGTTCTGAAGAAGTACGGCGTGTATAACCCCAACCGCGTTTTTGGCGTCACCACCCTCGACATCGTCAGGGCCAACACTTTTGTGGCCGATCTCAAG ggtcTGGACCCTGCAAGGGTCAATGTACCAGTGGTGGGAGGACACGCTGGCAAGACAATCATTCCTCTCATCTCACAG TGTACTCCCAAAGTCGAGTTTCCCCAGGATCAGCTCACGGCTCTGACTGAGCGCATCCAAGAGGCAGGAACTGAGGTGGTGAAGGCCAAGGCCGGGGCAG GTTCTGCCACCCTCTCCATGGCGTATGCCGGTGCACGTTTCACCTTTTCCGTGCTGGATGCCATGAACGGAAAGGAGGGTGTAGTTGAGTGCGCGTTTGTGCGGTCAGAAGAGACCGAATGCAAGTATTTTTCAACACCCCTTCTGCTCGGG AAAAGTGGCATTGAGAAGAACCTGGGCCTGGGCAAGCTGTCCGCATTCGAAGAGAAGCTGGTCGCCGAAGCCATCGGTGAACTTAAGGCCTCCATCAAGAAAGGCGAGGATTTTGTtcagaaaatgaagtga
- the LOC114784063 gene encoding uncharacterized protein LOC114784063 isoform X2: MPGTAEERSRVLAVIRALKAAGVRVKNWKNFLDGGSAADAAAAEARKTEGFAFGRDLSLLPQRQVAEVGGSVPQFLVEACEFLSNHLHTEGLFRKTGSLARIRALRTELERVECMFSDSSALQPCDVASLLKQFLRELPRPLIPCELRGALCQAQGLEEAAAPEAVGEGPVLLLTALFPPAQVRALRYFCSFLQRVAQRSSENRMEVGSLALVIAPNLLQCPVEISRLTVSTEKQLDQQAAVIATLIKQSDNIGLVPEWVWKDSRKASGSSPPADGAAFNRRGGLNVYRSLRRQRRRSVGEMFVDALSKLKTTRTTAGSDSTSSSIQRSKSPIPKSPATVKRKTTEEPAAEGDEGSAKKRNAVQDSRKQDRRRSLYFSSSTSGTSPITTSEAGSSHNPQMADDHSESSGPNVPLKIPVILIDGPGRVLVATEVEDDPELLNCSFAETFDASETPELPDHQYSAVVLEGKACDTQPAQPDVSVRTPASGSAEPPCQRAWKKRHQPRRSISLPEVTVDQAEGVESGGALGSSHGLWSESGSSEEVKGKGGEEDKEEEKTKDETSKTATGLGAGLKRSQQRMSVAERLRSFNALALFMRTPRANPPSKPSTPAHRVTVRLKRQGARRFGRSNSHEDVAPGLQGEETPPESHPSPTGSYTQAEEPVVTPLSLSCPPDSLMRAMLQTTAFPQSACDDLPASGGESSPKPGLGGRGSRSCSIPEPVSDPEVEPENESISAPHLDFEPFEVLSNPEPEDSVDVLSSLLQSQCVTSSGDNTKEEFSSHTDDMCTFAHNLAFVQLPDSAACTPIASPARFCTPSDAPSTRAPSPACSPTNTPPQGEPGGSTDATPHKSSVTPALEGSIDAHGDLGDQFSFCVEISTPTLQIRPATTKRSYRDSPRWHTPEIRMATWNPLPL, from the exons ATGCCGGGCACCGCCGAGGAGCGTTCGCGCGTGCTGGCGGTGATACGCGCGCTGAAGGCGGCCGGCGTGCGCGTCAAGAACTGGAAGAACTTTCTGGATGGAGGGTCCGCCGcagacgccgccgccgccgag GCCCGTAAGACCGAGGGCTTCGCGTTCGGACGCGACCTGTCGCTCCTGCCGCAACGTCAAGTGGCAGAAGTTGGGGGATCCGTTCCACA GTTTTTGGTGGAAGCCTGCGAGTTCCTTTCCAATCATCTGCACACAGAGGGGCTCTTCCGAAAAACCGGCTCTCTGGCACGCATCCGGGCACTGAGG ACAGAGCTGGAGCGGGTCGAGTGCATGTTCTCGGACTCCTCTGCACTGCAGCCGTGCGACGTGGCGTCTTTGCTGAAGCAGTTTCTGCGTGAGCTGCCCCGGCCGCTTATCCCGTGCGAGCTTCGCGGGGCTCTGTGTCAGGCCCAAGGCCTGGAGGAGGCCGCGGCGCCAGAGGCGGTCGGGGAAGGACCCGTGCTGCTCCTTACTGCGCTGTTTCCTCCTGCTCAAGTGCGCGCGCTGAGATACTTCTGCTCATTCTTGCAGCGTGTTGCACAAAG GTCTAGTGAGAACCGTATGGAGGTTGGCAGTCTGGCGTTGGTCATTGCGCCCAACCTGCTGCAGTGCCCGGTGGAAATCTCCCGCCTGACGGTCAGCACAGAGAAACAGCTGGACCAGCAGGCAGCGGTCATCGCAACACTCATCAAGCAGTCCGATAACATCG GGTTGGTACCTGAGTGGGTGTGGAAAGACTCAAGAAAAGCCAGTGGCTCCTCTCCACCAGCAGATGGCGCTGCATTTAACCGGCGCGGCGGGTTAAATGTTTATCGGAGCCTGAGACGGCAGCGCAGGCGCAGTGTGGGGG AAATGTTTGTGGATGCGTTGAGCAAACTGAAAACCACCCGCACCACTGCTGGCTCAGATTCCACGTCAAGTT CTATTCAGAGGTCTAAGAGTCCAATTCCTAAGTCTCCTGCCACAGTGAAGAGGAAGACCACTGAAGAACCAGCAGCAGAGGGCGATGAGGGATCAGCTAAGAAGAG GAATGCAGTGCAAGACAGTAGGAAGCAAGACAGGAGGAGGTCTCTGTACTTCTCATCTTCGACCAGTGGAACTAGTCCT ATCACCACATCTGAAGCTGGCAGTAGCCACAACCCCCAGATGGCAGATGACCACTCAGAATCTTCTGGGCCCAATGTACCTTTAAAGATTCCAGTTATCCTTATTGATGGCCCAGGAAGGG TGCTGGTAGCAACGGAAGTGGAAGATGATCCAGAACTCCTGAACTGCAGCTTTGCTGAAACATTTGATGCTTCAGAGACCCCAGAACTTCCTGACCACCAATACTCGGCAGTAGTCTTAGAAGGGAAAGCTTGTGACACTCAGCCTGCACAGCCTGACGTGAGCGTGAGAACGCCGGCCTCAGGGTCAGCGGAGCCGCCTTGTCAGAGAGCTTGGAAAAAGCGACATCAGCCACGGCGATCCATCAGTCTGCCTGAGGTGACAGTGGACCAGGCAGAAGGTGTGGAGTCAGGAGGAGCTCTTGGATCCAGTCATGGATTGTGGTCTGAGTCAGGAAGCAGTGAGGAGGTTAAGGggaaaggaggagaagaggacaaggaagaagaaaagacaAAGGATGAAACTAGCAAAACTGCTACGGGGTTGGGGGCGGGGTTAAAGCGGTCTCAGCAGCGCATGTCGGTGGCTGAGCGCCTCAGGAGCTTTAACGCTTTAGCGCTTTTTATGCGGACCCCCAGAGCCAATCCGCCGTCAAAGCCGTCCACACCAGCTCACAGGGTGACCGTGCGTCTGAAGAGGCAGGGTGCAAGGAGGTTTGGCCGCTCCAACAGCCACGAGGATGTAGCCCCTGGTCTGCAGGGTGAAGAGACGCCACCAGAATCTCACCCGAGCCCAACTGGGTCGTACACACAGGCCGAGGAGCCAGTCGTGACCCCGCTGTCCTTGAGCTGTCCCCCAGACAGCCTCATGCGTGCCATGTTACAGACCACAGCTTTCCCTCAGTCGGCCTGTGACGATTTACCTGCCAGCGGCGGGGAGTCTAGTCCTAAACCTGGTCTCGGAGGAAGGGGTTCCAGGTCTTGCTCAATTCCTGAGCCCGTGTCTGATCCTGAAGTGGAACCTGAAAACGAGTCGATCTCTGCTCCTCACCTGGATTTTGAGCCGTTCGAGGTGCTGAGTAACCCTGAGCCTGAGGACAGTGTCGATGTCCTCTCCAGCCTGCTGCAGAGTCAGTGCGTCACGTCCAGCGGGGACAATACGAAGGAGGAGTTCTCCTCGCACACAGACGACATGTGCACATTCGCACACAACCTGGCCTTCGTGCAGCTGCCGGACTCGGCAGCATGTACACCCATCGCTTCTCCAGCCAGGTTTTGTACCCCTTCAGACGCACCCTCGACCCGTGCACCTAGTCCAGCGTGCTcgcccacaaacacacccccCCAGGGTGAGCCTGGAGGTTCCACCGACGCCACCCCGCACAAATCCTCCGTCACACCGGCACTGGAGGGTTCCATTGACGCGCACGGTGACCTGGGTGACCagttttctttctgtgtggagatcTCCACCCCAACCCTACAGATACGGCCAGCGACCACCAAGAGGAGCTACCGAGACTCGCCCCGCTGGCACACGCCTGAGATCCGCATGGCCACGTGGAACCCCCTCCCACTCTGA